In Erythrolamprus reginae isolate rEryReg1 chromosome 9, rEryReg1.hap1, whole genome shotgun sequence, the genomic window ggagaaagggaggaagagaggaaggaaggaagagataaatataaagggagagacggagagagggagaaagggagggagagggaggggaagagggaaaggaaggaaaagagagagagaaagagaaaaaagtggaaggaagagggaaggaaagagaggaagggagaaagagagaaagagagagaagataggaaggaagagagagagaatgagagagagcaagaaagaaagagtgagagagaggagagagaaggaagagagtgagagagagtgagagagaggaagaaagcaagagagagagaggagtggaaggaagagagagggagagagaaatgatagaaaagaggggagaaaaaagagaaatgaaaaaatgattgaggcagagaatgacaggaaagagagagaaacagagagagaagtgactcttgatttaaagcatatggtaaaagcacttaaataataacagagaaaaaaccccccagccctcacctgtttttattaatagttatgtttttggatttgctggttgttttagttttaatagtaatagagtttggttttgttttattattaatttcttttaataaaaaagaagggatttattattattattttttatttatttatttatttatttgtttgtttgtttatttgtttgtacttttatgctgcccagtcccaaggggactgcggctcagacactatacttttccgcccaccccgaaaaaaaattaggggGAACATTGCccgcatgccctccgatatgccATCTGTagcatctaccgtgtttccccgatagtaagacagtgtcttactttctttttacccccaaaagcccccctatgtcttactttcggggtatgtcttatattggaaaaaataagacacacccggccaacccacctacccgaacccgcaacacccgtgtccggtaaaaagtagtagcaccctccccccccacacacaaacacacggagacacatccgcatccccgcctgcccgccccgtccggagctgccggaaaggaggcgggcgaaggagggcgcagctccggccactcacctcacccgcccacccggcgtctccgaagcttaccggtctctggcgggcACCTTTCagcaggagaagccttcgccgggctgctttgctgcttgttgctgttcctgctgctcccgctgctcccgccgtgttgcccgtcccggcCGGTAAGCTTCAGAGACGCCGGGTGGGCaggcgaggcgagcggccggagctgcgccctcctttgcccgcctcgtttccggcagctccccgcgcgcccttcgcctcgagctccctccggagcctgccgcagCCGCTTCCGGAGCCAGCGCGCCACCGCCatcttgggccacccggcgggcgaggcggcggtcctggccgaagcggcggagcggccaccgcccgagctccctccggagcctgccaccaccaccgcgcttcctccgctggccgaggagtcctccttatccgcgccgggtttcgagtaaggcttgaagctggacttgtcctcggcgccgatgtcgctgagcttcaagggtccgcctttggacgtctctttgtcggTGTTGGGCTTGcacaggaagcgcagtcggagctcccgctcgtgccgcagccagagccgcgccgcttcgcccAGGGCCGCTGCCtcacccgccgggtggcccaagctctgggcgcagcgcgctaccgcgcacagctccctcacttttagtaccgtgtttccccgaaagtaagacatatgttttactttcggggtatggcttatattagccgacccccctgaaaccccccatatgtcttacaatcgggggggtcttactatcggggaaacacggtatgccaTAAGTTTACCATCATGGCccaatagtgtcattttgagcATGGAAGTTGAaaaaatttatgtccaggatgggaggggtctgcagatattttcacagctctctttttaacTTGTGTGGTATACATGAGCCAAAAAGACTTATGTATATAATGCATATATAGTCAAAAAGATATATATGAGCAGATCCAGTTGtctctccaagtcttcggagaggcacggcatacaaatctaattaaataaatataatataaataaatataaataaataaataaatattctgcacAGGAAGGTTCTACCCAGGCTTCGCTAATCATCAATGGATATCAACCATGGTTAGAGGCAACAGCCACGGAAGACCAGTTAGTTCAAGTTTAGAATCTGGGGTTTTAGGTTATCCCAGGAACATTTATGGATTCTTCAAGCCTTCTCTTATTCTTCTTTATCTGTTTGCCCCAAGATTGTTTGGGAAAATGTCTTTAGTTTACCTTTTAGGTTATCTCATGAACGTTTatggattctttttttaaaaaaatatttatacatttttttctttaatatatgTAAGTGCTTGGTGAACAGTGTATTGTCTGAGTCCATTTACTTATACAAAATAATAATCGtgctagtaataatagtaatagcagcagcaacaacaacaatagtggtAAGGCTTGCTTATATATAATATTCCATCATTTACTTTTATATAACAATTATcactttatcttctaatttctaTGTTTTATCTAGCCACTGATAAAATAAGTCCCATGTTAtaaaatattctttcttccttgtcttctttttttaacatCGATCTATCCATCTCCGCACAATCTAATAAATTTCTAATTATGTTTTCATCTGCAGGAGTTATCTtcattttttccaatattgtgcaaatacaattcttagATACATATTCCCTTGATTAAACATTTCTGGTGTTATatctaacaaaaatattttaggaTTATTATCTCATGAGCGTTTATGGATTCTTCAACTTCTCTCTTGTTTTTCTCCATCTCTTTTGACCCCAGATTGTTTGTGCGGGGCAAAATGTCTGAACAAGAAGAACTTGCCGATTTGGGTAGGCGTTGGAATTCTTCAGAGCTCAACCAGTTCAGCCGTACCAAGATTGCCATCCCAGTTGTTTTCTCCATCATCTTTCTGTTAGGCATTGTTGGCAACAGTCTGGTTTTGGGTGTGCTCCTAAACAACAGCCAGAGGGGCTGCAACCAGACCAGTCTCTTCATCCTCAACTTGAGCTTGGCTAACTTCTTCTTCATCGTCTTTTGTGTACCCTTCCAGGCTACCATCTATTCCATGGAGGGCTGGGTCTTTGGCGCTTTCATGTGCAAAGTGGTCCATTTCTTCATCTACCTCACTATGTATGCCAGCAGTTTCACCTTGGCTGCTGTCTCAGTGGACAGGTAagcccatcttcttcttctttatgaCCCAGATTTGGTGCTGACACTATTGTGAGCACCCATGGGATTGGCTTGTGGTGGCGTGAGCTCTGCCGTTGAAGTTTCCACCCTGTAGTTCAGAGAtgtttggcaacttttaagacttgaggacttcaattcGCAGGCTTCatagctggctagggaattctggaagctgaaatccacaagagagccagggtggcgcagcaggtagagtgctgtactgcaggccactgaagctgactgtagatctataggtcagcggttcaaatctcatcaccagctcaaggttgactcagccttccatccttccgagagatgggtaaaacgaggacctggattgtgggagcCAATAGGTGGCTCTcttaaaaactgctattgctaacatattgtaagccgccctgaatctaaggagaagggcggcataaaaatcgaataaaataaataagttgtaaATTGCTAAAGCAGGACATCCCTGCAACAGCTGAGAGCTTGGCGTACCTGAGGATCTGGAAAAGTGGCTATggaaccagtattgggttcccaCCTGGACGGGGGGAGCGGCGTTCCAATAGCGAAAACAGAAGTGTGTGCGCTGCTCCAGGTGACCGGCAGGTGGGCACATGAgtcagagcaagatttggcttctgcgcatgctcaggaaacaAAACTTTGTGAGAGGACATGCAGGTGTGtgagatttttgcaaaaaaaaatcgctgaaatctcatgtgcgcaTGTGTCTTCGTGTGAGATTTGTttcctgcgtatgcgcagaagctaaatcttgttCCGACAGGTACACCCACCGGTTATCTGGAAACCACACAAGTAGCTGAGATAAGCAGGAACCCCCACCTGTGTGGAACCCATAAGATGGTGGCGTTGCTGGGGAAAATGGCTGCACTCTCCCACACATCGCATTTGTAACTATTGTTCCTTAAACATTTAAATGATTTTTGATGCGGTTGCTTTGGTTATTTTGtggcattgatttttttttaactttgtacaggtagtccttgagttacgattacaactgagcccaaaattgctAAGTGAAATGTTTAttcccattttacaatttttcttttaTGATAAAATACAAATGTTTAGCAGTTTCTAAAGCAGTTGGTTTTGTTGATAGGTATTTGGCCATTCGCTACCCGTTACACTCCCGGGAATTACGTACAGCCTACAGTGCGGTGATGACCATGCTGATAATCTGGGGCCTCTCCACAATCTCCTCGGGCCCCTACCTGAGCTACTACAACTTGGTTCAATGGGAGGACAGCTACATCTGCGTGCCAGGCTGGGACGGATGGAGGCGCAAGATCATGGAGACCAGCACTTTCATATTTGGCTACATCATCCCAGCTCTTATTGTCAGTCTCTCTTATACCAGGACCATTAAGCATCTCTGGACATCAGTGGATCCTTTAATGGGCATGGTGGAGTCCAAGAAGTCTAAGTGGAAAGTTACTAAAATGATCATCATCGTGACCATCCTCTTCTGGGTCTGTTGGTTGCCCTACGATGTGCTTGTTCTTCACTATCTCTATGGGGATTTCCCATTCAACCAAACGACCTATGTTTTGCGCCTCCTCTCTCACTGCATGGCATATGCCAACTCTTGCCTCAACCCCATTGTCTACGCCTTGGTCTCCACACACTTCTGCAAAGGGTTTAAGAAAGTCTTTAGATGTCTGCTGAGGAGGAAACCATGGAACAACGTCCAAGCAGTCCATAACACTCTTACTGAGCCTGGTCTTGGGGTGGCCTCCACAGATGGGTCCCGAGGGAATGAGGATAATGGATAACTGAATAGGTGTCAGGCAGGTCCAAGGTCCATCATGGTCCCATCATCCCCTGCATTTCATAAGCCAAATTGAAATGGGATATCAGCAAAGGGTGCCGAACACTTTGGATAAGACCATAAGCCATCATAACCAAAGTATGTTCTCTTCTAAAAGGACACAGAATTTACTGTATCTGTGGGAATTGTGGGGAAAGTGTCTATAAAGTCTCTATAAATTGTGGCAAAATCTCTTTCCCTTGAAGGACACACTTTTTTCTTGAGGGGAGGACACCTTTCAGGCCGAAACCATCATTTGAGTTTGGAGACTTTGGCTGCCACACAATACGATGCAGAATGTAAAAGGATTGTGGGAATTTAGGAGGGGTGGTTGATGGGGGCAGTAGAgtactagccataacaaattccttctagagacTCAAGATCATCTTTTGTTTAGCACCTGCTCGGAAGTTGATGGGCAGATCAGACATATTGGCAGAACCAGAGTGGAcgatgtgatgaacttgtggggatGGGAACAGgggatgaactttaaactgggtggagaaatccATGTgatttcagattcgggtttctccagaTGTGCTAACatagctctgttaataaattggaattatgAGGAAGGCcgtgcctcggactctgatttaattctcGGATggtatttggaatgctgacattaaGGACTTAGGGACACTCAATGGAAGtagtttggcagtcatgtgactaggtgggaggggttttgcagtcatgtgactgggtgggcatgtgaCTGAGTGACATGGCCAacctgatgtcactcacgtcaagtgttagggttagggtgcctgggctctcctcacctcaaaggcctcaatgagatacgatttccccatctatttgcaactactgaacatccaaaatatactatttaatcctatgtatatataccatgcatacatattacacacagggtgTGTAGGGAACGAGCTGGCATGTACCTGCACTCTGTAAAAATGCTTCAGGCTGAGATTGTTTTAAAGACACAAAACAGAGCAGAATCGTTAAAGTATTTTGAAAAGAGGCCAGCATTCTGGATTTAGCAGATGTGCCTAGTGGAGCAGAAATTTGGGAGAGGGGAGGCTACCTACCCAATTTACTTGCcaatgttgatgatacctttcaGCAAAGGTGTTCCTAAAATGACTTACAagaatgttttatatatatataataaacaaCAATTATTAATCAATCATAGCTCCCTGCAATAAATATGCATCTGTCTGGGTGGAGAAGGGGGAAGTACCagaaaaatattggggggggggggggaatatccctggggaaaagaaaaggaaggtacAAAATCAATTACAGAAACGCTGGTTGGAAATAAATGATGGTTTTGGCATAAGCGTTTGCTCTGAAGCCAATCTAGTTTGTTTTGATTTATGCTGTGTTGAAaagtttctggggttttttttgggtggggggagttCTCCCCTGATTTTCTAGCGGCTTCGGAATTGTTTTGAATTCCTTTGGGGAGTTTTGTTTATTCGTTTCTGGAAGGGACATGGTTGttagaggaaggagggaggttctACTCAAAAAAACAGTCCTTGGGAAGCAACTCAATCACATACGATCGCCAAATGGCCCAGCCCTTTcaggtataggtagtccttgatttacaaccattcatttagtggccaaTCAAAGCGAAATAtggtacttttttttaaagtgacttaTGGCTATAAATCTACTTGTAGTGAAGATCTGGTGCTTTCCCTAGGCTGGGAGGTAGAAGGTTGAGAACTAGGGAATTTCAATAGATATAAATAAAGTAAAACCAAGATAATAGTGTCCAGAGACTTGGAGTTGcttcccatagaaaagaaaacatcagCAGCCATAAAATCTGGGTTGGTGTGGCCAACTGAACATTACTCACTCTCACCGAGTcacatgtatgtatgaatgtaggTATGCAGGTATGAACGTATGTGATTTGTAGGCTGCCCAACTCATTAGGGACTCTGGGCAGCCTACAAATGACACCCCCCCTAGGGCAGAGAACCGGTTATTAAAAAACACCCAGaactacatctctctctctctctctttctcattctctctctcccccccaactctctatattttatttatttatttatttatttatttatttatttatttttattcgtaaaaacatgtacaagatagtaggtattgaataaacataagtaaaataggtcccccccctctcttcatatctccctcccctcctctctctgaaGACAACATTGAGAAAGCACTACATGGcctaaaaccttctctatcaatcgGGCCTGATGGATTATGTGCATACTCCCTAAAAAAGCTCGCAACAGCCATAGCTAAATcattaagcataatctttgaaaaatccttcaggaccagttccctaccaaacctaagGTCATTAGCCAgtcattcccatcttcaaaaaggaaaatcccagtctagtagaaaactacaggcCAATCTTTCTATGCTGTGTCAcgtgcaaagtcatggaatcaatcataaacctaTCCATTACCCTCTACGAGAAGAacactccactcctctacttgcaacagaataccttacacaaccagacttgaaatcctgggtttagaaagcttagaactacgtcaccttcaaTGCAACCtaaacatagctcataaaatcatctgctacaacgtccttcctgtcaacaactacttcagattcaaccaccACAATATATGAGtgtacaacagatacaaactcaaagtaaaccgcttcaaactcaactgtagaaaatacgacttcagcaaccaaatagtgaatgcctggaactcactacctaactGTGTAGTTTTGTCATCAAATCCCCaaaacctttacccttagactatccactgttgacctcctaTTCCTaagaaggggcatgcataaatccaccagcgtgcctaccgtccctaacctaatgtttccctcttattactacccatctcatgtatataaacaacactatatcaatgtacagtggtacctctacataagaacttaattcattccgtgaccaggttcttaagtagaaaagtttataagtagaagcaaattttcccataggaatcaatgcaaaagcaaataatgtgtgtaaacctttaggaaagaaataaaagcttggaatttgggtgggaaaaggaggaggaagaagatgaggtgaggggaataaaaaaaatccaaaactttaaggcttaaaaaaagaaaaaaagagggactctgaggcggcgaggaggaccacccacctcccatacacctggcgtgaggctgcctcccatacactgcaccagagagagaaacccagggggaatggcaggaacctggccgggcctttgtgccactctcaagtttcctgggagatttttctgggctcgggttcttaagtagaaaatggttcttaagaagaggcaaaaaaatctagaaaagttcttaagtagaggcattcttaggtagaggtaccactgtatactaccaatacatacttgacaaaataaaataaaccaaataaAATCAATAGACTATGTGAAGAATGGTTAAGTTAGTTCATGACAGCTGTCTCCTAATGCATAAGGACTAGTGATAGAGAACCTGTTCTTCAAAgcccctgagggcaggacaagaagcagagGGTGGCTGCATGTTAAAGAAatccaacctggaattaaggatggCCTCCAAAGTAGAAATCGGAGTCCTGTGTGGAGAACTTGAAAGAAATGAGGTGTTTTTGGCCTGTGGTAAaaagaaggatggagggctgacaAAAAAGTATTTTTCCATTCTTGGAAGATCCAGTTCTATTGGCACAATGGATGTTCCCTAAACCACACCATCCTAATGACGTATTTGCCCCATTATCTGTTGAATAGTTGGCAGGAGTCTAGGCTCATTCCAGACCTCCTTAGGCAGGGTTTTAATCTGCAATTATATCAGCGCAACAACTTTCTTTGGAAAATGAGACAGTTAGCTTCTATCGCTGGCTAATAAACCTGGAAGCAAGTCAatatgattctttctttctttctttctctttctttcttcttttcttcttctccttttctttcttttcttccttccttctttctacttccttccttcctttttcttctttctctctcatttttcctttctattttcattatctctcttttcttttcttccttccccatctttctttccctttcttccctccatccttcctcctttcctttcttcttcctttcttccttccttctttcttttcttttctcctttccttctttctgttcTGTATCCATGGTTACAGGGGTGTCAATCATTACTCAAATTACCTATTTGTAGATAGTTTAAAGTAATTGGTTAAGCCGCGCGTGGGAAAGTACAAACGGATGTCAAAGCCACACCTCCCAAAACCTGagtcttttaaaaaaggaaactcaAGCCGTGTGTAGTTATATGCTGTTACAAAATGATTCCTTTGTTACAAGCAGGGGATTCCTAATAAACGAATCTTGCTTTACAATCAGCGTGTTTTCTCACGACTTAAAAGTAGCGACGAGGAAGTAAAGAACCCAAGATGGAGTCATGGAGCCCAAATTAGTAGCTCAAGCACTGGAATTCTTCGACCCAGAGCAAGAATCCTGGGACACCTATATggagaaattcaagaatttcttgGAGGCATTCCGGCTACGAAGATGCTAGTGACAAAGTCAAGAGAGCAATCTTCCTCAACCATTGTGGCGAACTCATGTACAAACTAACGAAAACTCTCACGGATCCAGTACCGGTGCGGATGGCCCCATGGACCACAATCACCAAAAAgctggcaaaccacttcaaatcTACGAAGCCGCCGAGAGTATACCGCCACAAATTTGAGTGCTCAAAACAGGCTGAAGGTGAGTCAATAAACCAATTTGCCACACACCTGAGAACGCTCCTCACGAACTGCAAATATAAACACCCAGAAGACAGGTGAGTTGACCGCCTAATCTTGGGTATGAGAAATGAATCAGTACGGGAAAAGCTGATCACCGACGAGGACGTCACTCTACAGGATGTTCTAAAACAAGCCCAAGCCGTGGAAGTCTCCAAACAGATGACAAGCTAGGTCAACAGAAGCTCTACGGCAACAAACATCCTCAAAATCAAGACACCAGAGAAATCGACACCATTGGACCCAGAGATTCCAGATCCAGAGCACATTTGGCCTGCCAAAAATTTCATCCACTGGCAACCAAGACATCCGAACAGCCATCCATTGCCAAGGTTGCAGAGGGCCCCATCCAAGAGCAAGGTGCCCGTACAGAGACTCCATTTGCTGCCGCTGCAATAAACGGGGACACATCGCCATAGCTTGCTGAGCCGCCCTACGGGATGACTTCACACCACAGCCCAAGGGCCAATGTTCAACCTTTGCCACCGGGTACCGTCCGAACCGCCCAACACCAAACGGGCCAAAAAATTTTTCCCACTGACCAGACGGAACGGCAAGGGACACAAACCAAGGTAACCAATGCCCCACAGTAAATTACACTGGGCCAAACAGGGGCACCAAAATCTCTGTTTCACTTGAACTAAATCACCACCCTTG contains:
- the LOC139172544 gene encoding galanin receptor 2b-like, whose amino-acid sequence is MSEQEELADLGRRWNSSELNQFSRTKIAIPVVFSIIFLLGIVGNSLVLGVLLNNSQRGCNQTSLFILNLSLANFFFIVFCVPFQATIYSMEGWVFGAFMCKVVHFFIYLTMYASSFTLAAVSVDRYLAIRYPLHSRELRTAYSAVMTMLIIWGLSTISSGPYLSYYNLVQWEDSYICVPGWDGWRRKIMETSTFIFGYIIPALIVSLSYTRTIKHLWTSVDPLMGMVESKKSKWKVTKMIIIVTILFWVCWLPYDVLVLHYLYGDFPFNQTTYVLRLLSHCMAYANSCLNPIVYALVSTHFCKGFKKVFRCLLRRKPWNNVQAVHNTLTEPGLGVASTDGSRGNEDNG